Proteins co-encoded in one Streptomyces sp. NBC_00091 genomic window:
- a CDS encoding MBL fold metallo-hydrolase: protein MTGSLPLRPRLRALRPEAFGADPSGARLERILRSPNFADGVFQNPVGARTRPSGSMAEFAKIYFHKEQRARRNPGAPIPVHPTTLADLAKPPAGGLRLTWMGHSSVLAEIDGRRVLFDPVWGERCSPFPFAGPKRLHPVPVPLASLGDVDVVVISHDHYDHLDLPTIKALAGTDTVFAVPLGVGAHLERWGVSPHRLRELDWNEATEVAGLTLTATPARHFCGRGLRNQQFTLWASWVVTGEEHRIFHSGDTGYFPGFKEIGATHGPFDATMIQIGAYSEYWPDIHMTPEEGMRAHLDLQGGAPLGTMLPIHWGTFNLALHPWDEPGEGTVAAAGAAGAAVALPIPGQPFEPGAADAPAEAWWRPFVAAGPAPAAVAPAPAGPARPAGAPAAAPAPAAGREEPEAVGS, encoded by the coding sequence TTGACCGGCTCCCTTCCCCTGCGTCCCCGGCTGCGCGCCCTGCGGCCCGAAGCCTTCGGCGCGGATCCGTCCGGCGCACGGCTGGAGCGGATCCTGCGCTCGCCGAACTTCGCCGACGGCGTCTTCCAGAACCCAGTGGGGGCCCGGACCAGGCCTTCCGGGTCGATGGCGGAGTTCGCCAAGATCTACTTCCACAAGGAACAGCGGGCCCGGCGCAACCCCGGCGCGCCGATCCCCGTGCACCCGACCACCCTCGCCGACCTGGCCAAGCCCCCCGCCGGCGGGCTGCGCCTGACCTGGATGGGCCACTCCAGCGTGCTCGCGGAGATCGACGGCCGCCGGGTGCTCTTCGACCCGGTGTGGGGCGAGCGGTGTTCCCCCTTCCCCTTCGCCGGCCCCAAGCGGCTCCACCCGGTCCCGGTCCCGCTGGCCTCGCTGGGAGACGTGGACGTCGTCGTCATCTCCCACGACCACTACGACCACCTCGACCTCCCCACCATCAAGGCCCTGGCCGGCACGGACACGGTCTTCGCCGTCCCGCTCGGCGTGGGCGCCCACCTCGAGCGCTGGGGGGTCTCCCCGCACCGGCTGCGCGAGCTGGACTGGAACGAGGCCACCGAGGTCGCAGGGCTCACGCTGACGGCCACCCCCGCCCGCCACTTCTGCGGACGCGGCCTGCGCAACCAGCAGTTCACCCTGTGGGCCTCCTGGGTCGTGACGGGCGAGGAGCACCGGATCTTCCACAGCGGGGACACCGGCTACTTCCCGGGCTTCAAGGAGATCGGCGCCACGCACGGGCCCTTCGACGCCACGATGATCCAGATCGGCGCCTACTCCGAGTACTGGCCCGACATCCACATGACCCCCGAGGAGGGCATGCGGGCCCACCTCGACCTCCAGGGCGGGGCCCCGCTCGGCACGATGCTGCCGATCCACTGGGGCACCTTCAACCTGGCGCTGCACCCTTGGGACGAGCCCGGCGAGGGCACCGTCGCCGCCGCCGGGGCGGCCGGTGCCGCCGTCGCCCTGCCGATCCCGGGCCAGCCCTTCGAACCCGGCGCGGCCGACGCGCCGGCCGAGGCGTGGTGGCGGCCCTTCGTGGCGGCCGGCCCGGCCCCGGCCGCGGTCGCCCCGGCGCCGGCGGGCCCGGCCCGGCCGGCCGGCGCCCCCGCCGCGGCCCCGGCCCCGGCCGCGGGGCGGGAGGAGCCGGAGGCGGTGGGCTCGTAG
- a CDS encoding SGNH/GDSL hydrolase family protein → MAATKTTLKTIGSYAAIGDSFTEGVGDPGPGDSYLGWADRLAVLLADQREEHDFRYANLAVRGKVLDQIVAEQVPRAKDLAPDLVSFCAGGNDIIRPGSDPDDVAERFEAAVADLTSSVGLVMITTGFDTRGVPVLKHLRGKVATYSAHVRAIADRYDCPVLDLWSLKSVQDRRAWDGDRLHLSPEGHTRVALRAAQVLGYEVPADPDQPWPPVPPRGSVDVTRDNIQWAREHLAPWIGRRLRGESSGDHVEAKRPDLLPL, encoded by the coding sequence GTGGCAGCGACGAAGACGACACTCAAGACCATCGGCTCGTACGCGGCGATCGGGGACAGCTTCACCGAGGGTGTGGGGGACCCGGGACCCGGGGATTCGTATCTCGGCTGGGCGGACCGGCTCGCCGTACTCCTGGCCGATCAGCGCGAAGAACACGACTTCCGGTACGCGAATCTGGCGGTACGGGGCAAAGTGCTCGACCAGATCGTGGCCGAGCAGGTGCCGAGAGCCAAGGACCTCGCCCCCGACCTGGTCAGCTTCTGCGCGGGCGGCAACGACATCATCCGTCCCGGCAGCGACCCGGACGACGTGGCGGAGCGGTTCGAGGCGGCCGTGGCCGACCTCACCAGCTCCGTCGGCCTCGTGATGATCACCACCGGCTTCGACACCCGGGGCGTGCCGGTCCTCAAGCACCTGCGGGGCAAGGTGGCGACGTACAGCGCGCACGTCCGCGCCATCGCCGACCGGTACGACTGTCCCGTGCTCGACCTCTGGTCGCTCAAGTCCGTGCAGGACCGGCGGGCCTGGGACGGCGACCGGCTCCACCTCTCGCCCGAGGGACACACCCGCGTCGCCCTGCGCGCCGCGCAGGTCCTGGGCTACGAGGTGCCGGCCGACCCGGACCAGCCCTGGCCGCCCGTCCCGCCGCGCGGATCGGTGGACGTCACCCGGGACAACATCCAGTGGGCGCGCGAACACCTCGCGCCCTGGATCGGCCGGCGGCTGCGCGGGGAGTCCTCCGGCGACCACGTCGAGGCCAAGCGCCCGGACCTGCTGCCGCTGTAG
- a CDS encoding LysM peptidoglycan-binding domain-containing M23 family metallopeptidase gives MPGKGKHRRPKSRSISRGLAVAGTGGAALALPLMGAAGAQAAPAAAPAKAAPAQTGQAPEAAPAATPEAAPTLYTVVPGDHLSKIAAERHLSGGWEQLYADNREAVGENPSLIHPGLKLTLGGGQGGAPAPKAPAAAPEESSSDAPAGGEDAADEAPSAKGSGKGTGTGTGKGSGTEAGGSAAQGSSAPAKGQKAAAPAAPATTSGFTAPVGGGVSTQYRVSGAMWSSGYHTGVDFIASTGTTIKAVGAGTVVSAGWGGAYGNEVVIKHADGKYSQYGHLSQLSVSVGQSVTGGQRIGLSGATGNVTGPHLHFEIRTGPSYGSDIDPLAYLRSKGVSI, from the coding sequence ATGCCCGGAAAGGGTAAGCACCGCCGTCCGAAGTCCCGTTCGATATCCCGCGGCCTCGCCGTCGCCGGAACCGGCGGCGCTGCCCTCGCGCTGCCGCTGATGGGCGCCGCCGGCGCCCAGGCCGCCCCGGCCGCCGCCCCGGCCAAGGCCGCACCCGCGCAGACCGGGCAGGCCCCCGAGGCCGCCCCGGCCGCCACCCCCGAGGCCGCGCCGACCCTCTACACGGTGGTGCCGGGCGACCACCTCTCGAAGATCGCCGCCGAGCGCCACCTCTCCGGCGGCTGGGAGCAGCTGTACGCCGACAACCGCGAGGCCGTCGGCGAGAACCCCTCCCTCATCCACCCGGGCCTGAAGCTGACGCTCGGCGGCGGCCAGGGCGGGGCGCCCGCCCCGAAGGCTCCTGCGGCCGCGCCCGAGGAATCCTCGAGCGACGCTCCGGCCGGCGGCGAGGACGCGGCCGACGAGGCGCCGTCCGCGAAGGGCTCCGGCAAGGGCACCGGCACGGGCACCGGCAAGGGCTCCGGCACCGAGGCCGGCGGCTCGGCCGCGCAGGGCTCCTCCGCCCCGGCCAAGGGCCAGAAGGCCGCCGCGCCCGCCGCGCCCGCCACCACTTCCGGGTTCACGGCCCCCGTCGGCGGCGGGGTCTCCACCCAGTACCGGGTGAGCGGTGCCATGTGGTCCTCCGGTTACCACACCGGCGTCGACTTCATCGCGAGCACCGGCACCACCATCAAGGCCGTCGGCGCGGGCACCGTGGTTTCCGCAGGCTGGGGCGGCGCGTACGGCAACGAGGTCGTCATCAAGCACGCCGACGGCAAGTACTCCCAGTACGGCCACCTCTCCCAGCTGTCCGTCTCGGTCGGCCAGAGCGTGACCGGCGGCCAGCGCATCGGCCTCTCCGGCGCGACCGGCAACGTGACCGGCCCGCACCTCCACTTCGAGATCCGCACGGGCCCGTCCTACGGCTCGGACATCGACCCGCTGGCCTACCTCCGCTCCAAGGGCGTGAGCATCTGA
- a CDS encoding sensor histidine kinase KdpD, with product MSGLRAARHSPSRHAVTGPGRQIRPQLVRTALLPTLAAGLSGTAAVIFTLHLGGGAGERDARLWPVLAGCALLAVGALAAALLGAQRAAKAVRDRCEALRRSSMRGRQELRTAAERLERGENPARPVRGGQTGPPPDGDQAGVDEFWLLAQELRGAREQAQTTLVRLALRAAPSDSDRKVEVFVNLARRLQSLVHREISLLDGLEDTVEDPDLLKELFHVDHLATRIRRHAENLAVLGGAASRRQWTRPIDLSEVLRSSVAEVEQYTRVKVVPPAGGTVRGHAVADVVHLLAELVENATVFSAPDTDVVVRAERVTAGIAVEVEDRGLGMPAEEQHRMNTLLGDPDQVSVRHLLADGRIGLFVVSALARRHGIAVELKSNIYGGVLAVLVLPQGLLGAEAPNAADAAGGSRATSWGTVSWPDTHRTPPPPQAPAPRLPSPAPVPVQPPAPEPVPVQPLAPVAVQPPAPMPVPVQSPAPVPTQAPTPTPTPTPTQAPTPAPAPDPAWAPTPTPTPAWGRTTALGGPLPDAGQVADPGRGRAPDTARLPDSGPELDLVGVPGLEPARAWDRGPAPEAGRAVDPFRPADPVPGGPWSPARPPAPAPQGAPDLVPAPAPLPRRVPHQAPAPAPAPDGDAARPPLPRRRAQQHLAPQLRETPAPRRADATEQPVHDPGLMAAFQRGFGLAQSEQQA from the coding sequence ATGTCCGGACTCCGCGCCGCCCGCCACTCCCCGTCGAGACACGCCGTCACGGGCCCCGGCCGGCAGATACGCCCCCAGCTGGTCCGCACCGCCCTGCTGCCCACGCTCGCCGCCGGGCTCAGCGGCACCGCCGCGGTGATCTTCACCCTGCACCTCGGCGGCGGCGCCGGGGAGCGGGACGCCCGGCTGTGGCCGGTGCTCGCGGGCTGCGCCCTGCTCGCCGTCGGCGCGCTCGCCGCCGCCCTGCTCGGGGCCCAGCGCGCCGCCAAGGCCGTCCGGGACCGCTGCGAGGCGCTGCGCCGCTCCAGCATGCGCGGGCGCCAGGAGCTGCGTACGGCCGCCGAGCGGCTCGAACGCGGGGAGAACCCGGCCCGCCCCGTGCGCGGGGGCCAGACCGGCCCGCCGCCCGACGGGGACCAGGCCGGGGTGGACGAGTTCTGGCTGCTCGCGCAGGAGCTGCGCGGCGCCCGCGAGCAGGCGCAGACCACCCTCGTACGGCTGGCCCTGCGGGCCGCGCCGAGCGACAGCGACCGCAAGGTGGAGGTCTTCGTCAACCTCGCGCGCCGGCTTCAGTCGCTCGTGCACCGCGAGATCTCGCTGCTCGACGGGCTCGAGGACACGGTCGAGGACCCGGACCTGCTGAAGGAGCTCTTCCACGTCGACCACCTCGCCACCCGGATCCGCCGGCACGCCGAGAACCTCGCCGTGCTCGGCGGGGCCGCCTCCCGGCGCCAGTGGACCCGGCCCATCGACCTGAGCGAGGTGCTGCGGTCCTCGGTGGCCGAGGTCGAGCAGTACACGCGGGTCAAGGTGGTGCCCCCGGCCGGCGGCACCGTCCGCGGCCATGCCGTCGCCGACGTGGTGCACCTGCTGGCGGAACTCGTGGAGAACGCCACCGTGTTCTCCGCCCCCGACACGGACGTGGTGGTGCGGGCCGAGCGGGTCACCGCCGGGATCGCGGTCGAGGTGGAGGACCGCGGGCTGGGCATGCCGGCGGAGGAGCAGCATCGGATGAACACCCTGCTGGGCGACCCCGACCAGGTCAGCGTCCGCCACCTGCTTGCCGACGGGCGGATCGGCCTGTTCGTGGTCTCGGCGCTGGCCCGGCGGCACGGGATCGCCGTCGAGCTGAAGTCGAACATCTACGGCGGGGTGCTCGCCGTGCTCGTGCTGCCCCAGGGGCTGCTGGGCGCGGAGGCGCCGAACGCCGCCGACGCGGCGGGCGGTTCGCGGGCCACGTCGTGGGGCACCGTCTCCTGGCCCGACACCCACCGCACGCCCCCGCCTCCCCAGGCCCCCGCACCCCGGCTCCCGTCCCCGGCGCCCGTCCCGGTCCAGCCCCCGGCCCCGGAGCCCGTCCCGGTCCAGCCCCTGGCGCCCGTCGCGGTCCAGCCCCCGGCCCCGATGCCCGTCCCGGTCCAGTCCCCGGCCCCCGTCCCGACCCAGGCCCCGACCCCGACCCCGACCCCGACCCCGACCCAGGCCCCGACCCCGGCCCCGGCACCGGATCCGGCCTGGGCCCCGACCCCGACCCCGACCCCGGCCTGGGGCCGGACTACGGCGCTGGGCGGCCCCCTCCCCGACGCCGGGCAGGTCGCGGACCCGGGCCGGGGCCGGGCCCCGGACACGGCCCGGCTCCCGGACTCGGGACCGGAGCTGGATCTGGTCGGGGTCCCGGGGCTCGAGCCGGCCCGGGCCTGGGACCGGGGTCCGGCCCCGGAAGCCGGGCGGGCCGTAGACCCGTTCCGGCCGGCGGACCCGGTTCCGGGCGGGCCCTGGTCCCCGGCCCGGCCCCCCGCCCCGGCGCCGCAGGGGGCTCCCGACCTGGTGCCCGCCCCGGCGCCGCTGCCGCGGCGCGTACCGCACCAGGCCCCCGCCCCCGCCCCGGCCCCGGACGGCGACGCGGCCCGGCCGCCCCTGCCCCGGCGCCGGGCCC
- the hpnH gene encoding adenosyl-hopene transferase HpnH: MAMPLRQSIRVGTYLLEQKLRKREKFPLIVELEPLYACNLACEGCGKIQHPAGVLKQRMPVAQAVGAVLESGAPMVSIAGGEPLMHPQIHEIVRQLVAKRKYVFLCTNAMLLRKKIEKFTPSPYFAFAVHIDGLRERHDESVAKEGVFDEAVAAIKEAKSRGFRVTTNSTFFNTDTPQTIIEVLNFLNDDLQVDEMMISPAYAYEKAPDQEHFLGVEQTRELFKKAFAGGNRRRWRLNHSPLFLDFLEGKADFPCTAWAIPNYSLFGWQRPCYLMSDGYVPTYRELINDTDWSKYGRGKDPRCANCMAHCGYEPTAVLATMGSLKESLRAARETIAGNRDASA; this comes from the coding sequence ATGGCCATGCCCTTGCGACAGTCCATCAGGGTCGGGACCTATCTTCTCGAACAGAAGCTCCGCAAGCGTGAGAAGTTCCCGCTGATCGTCGAGCTGGAGCCGCTCTACGCCTGCAACCTGGCGTGTGAAGGCTGCGGGAAGATCCAGCACCCGGCCGGGGTGCTCAAGCAGCGCATGCCCGTCGCCCAGGCGGTCGGCGCCGTGCTGGAGTCCGGCGCGCCGATGGTCTCCATCGCGGGCGGCGAGCCCCTGATGCACCCGCAGATCCACGAGATCGTGCGGCAGCTGGTGGCGAAGCGGAAATACGTCTTCCTCTGCACCAACGCCATGCTGCTCCGCAAGAAGATCGAGAAGTTCACCCCGTCGCCCTACTTCGCCTTCGCCGTCCACATCGACGGACTGCGTGAACGCCACGACGAATCGGTGGCCAAGGAAGGCGTCTTCGACGAGGCGGTCGCGGCCATCAAGGAGGCGAAGAGCCGCGGATTCCGGGTGACCACCAACTCCACCTTCTTCAACACCGACACCCCGCAGACGATCATCGAGGTACTGAACTTCCTCAATGACGACCTCCAGGTAGACGAGATGATGATCTCGCCCGCCTACGCCTACGAAAAGGCACCCGACCAGGAGCACTTCCTGGGCGTCGAACAGACCCGGGAACTCTTCAAGAAGGCCTTCGCCGGAGGAAACCGCCGCCGCTGGCGGCTCAACCACTCCCCGCTCTTCCTCGACTTCCTGGAGGGCAAGGCCGATTTCCCCTGCACCGCCTGGGCCATTCCGAATTACTCGCTCTTCGGCTGGCAGCGCCCCTGCTACCTGATGAGCGACGGCTACGTGCCCACCTACCGGGAACTGATCAACGACACCGACTGGAGCAAGTACGGCCGCGGGAAGGACCCGCGCTGCGCGAACTGCATGGCGCACTGCGGCTACGAGCCCACCGCCGTCCTCGCCACCATGGGCTCCCTCAAGGAGTCCCTGCGCGCCGCCCGCGAGACCATCGCCGGCAACCGGGACGCGTCGGCATGA
- a CDS encoding tyrosine-protein phosphatase: MTQQIPQPLPARPEPGPELSGVRNFRDVGGLPTTDGRRVRPGRLFRSGHLAHATETDAEFLASLGLHTVFDFRNGADQALEGADVELPGVLNVNIPLTDPADGREFWTMVRDGDLDQLRAVLGEGKAAARMANSYRAMIRTRTAEHSRVVHALARDSVPALMHCAAGKDRAGLSIAVTLLALGVEREAIVADYLESNAPHNRYRVRRGSEAPEARSPEVMELLAPLFDARSGYLLAAFETIDEQWGGVDAYLAEGLGLAPEVLDRLRERLLD, from the coding sequence GTGACCCAGCAGATACCCCAGCCCCTTCCGGCCCGCCCCGAACCGGGGCCGGAGCTCTCCGGAGTGCGCAACTTCCGTGACGTGGGCGGGCTGCCGACCACGGACGGACGAAGGGTCAGGCCGGGACGACTGTTTCGAAGCGGACATCTCGCGCATGCCACCGAAACCGACGCAGAGTTCCTCGCCTCGCTGGGCCTGCACACCGTCTTCGACTTCCGCAACGGAGCCGACCAGGCCCTGGAGGGGGCCGACGTCGAACTGCCGGGTGTCCTCAACGTGAACATCCCGCTGACGGATCCGGCCGACGGCCGGGAGTTCTGGACGATGGTCCGCGACGGCGACCTCGACCAGCTCCGCGCCGTCCTGGGCGAGGGCAAGGCGGCCGCCCGCATGGCGAACTCGTACCGCGCCATGATCCGTACCCGCACCGCCGAGCACAGCCGGGTCGTGCACGCGCTCGCGCGGGACAGCGTGCCGGCGCTCATGCACTGCGCGGCGGGCAAGGACCGGGCGGGGCTGTCGATCGCCGTGACGCTGCTCGCCCTCGGCGTCGAGCGCGAGGCGATCGTGGCGGACTACCTGGAGTCGAACGCCCCGCACAACCGCTACCGGGTGCGCCGCGGCAGCGAGGCGCCCGAGGCCCGCTCCCCCGAGGTGATGGAGCTGCTGGCGCCCCTGTTCGACGCCCGCTCCGGGTACCTGCTCGCGGCCTTCGAGACCATCGACGAGCAGTGGGGCGGAGTGGACGCATACCTCGCCGAGGGGCTCGGGCTCGCCCCCGAGGTGCTGGACCGGCTGCGGGAGCGGCTCCTGGACTGA
- a CDS encoding aspartate aminotransferase family protein, giving the protein MTTGQGGGGGGGGSGQGGPKGFDLAALLAERGGERYELHARHLNHQLPRMLHTIGFDKVYERAEGAHFWDAEGNDYLDMLAGFGVMGLGRHHPVVRQALHDVLDAQLADLTRFDCQPLPGLLAEKLLSYSPHLDRVFFGNSGTEAVETALKFARYATGRPRILYCDHAFHGLTTGSLSVNGEGGFRDGFAPLLPDTKIVLGDLAALERELRRGDVAAFVVEPVQGKGVLAPPPGFLRAAQELLHRHKALLIADEVQTGLGRTGTFYAYQHEPGVEPDLVCVAKALSGGYVPVGATLGKDWIFQKVYSSMDRVLVHSASFGSNAQAMAAGLAVLSVMEDEQLVANARAMGDLLRGRLAALVDEYELLHEVRGRGLMIGIEFGRPSSLALRSRWTVLQAARKGLFAQMVVVPLLSKHRILTQVSGDHLEVIKLIPPLVVDEADVERFVAAFREVMDEAHGGGALMWDFGRTLVKQAVGNR; this is encoded by the coding sequence ATGACGACCGGACAGGGCGGGGGCGGGGGCGGGGGCGGGAGCGGACAGGGCGGGCCGAAGGGCTTCGACCTCGCCGCGCTCCTGGCCGAGCGCGGCGGGGAACGCTACGAGCTGCACGCCCGCCACCTCAACCACCAGCTGCCCCGCATGCTGCACACCATCGGCTTCGACAAGGTCTACGAGCGGGCCGAGGGTGCCCACTTCTGGGACGCCGAGGGCAACGACTACCTGGACATGCTGGCCGGGTTCGGAGTGATGGGCCTGGGCCGGCACCACCCGGTGGTACGCCAGGCCCTGCACGACGTCCTGGACGCCCAGCTCGCCGACCTGACCCGCTTCGACTGCCAGCCGCTGCCCGGGCTGCTGGCCGAGAAGCTGCTCTCGTACAGCCCCCACCTGGACCGGGTCTTCTTCGGCAACAGCGGCACCGAGGCGGTGGAGACCGCCCTGAAGTTCGCCCGGTACGCGACCGGGCGGCCCAGGATCCTCTACTGCGACCACGCCTTCCACGGGCTGACCACGGGCTCGCTGTCGGTCAACGGCGAAGGCGGCTTCCGCGACGGCTTCGCCCCGCTGCTCCCCGACACGAAGATCGTGCTCGGGGACCTGGCCGCGCTCGAGCGCGAACTGCGGCGCGGGGACGTGGCCGCCTTCGTGGTCGAACCCGTCCAGGGCAAGGGGGTGCTCGCCCCACCGCCCGGGTTCCTGCGCGCCGCGCAGGAGCTCCTGCACCGGCACAAGGCGCTCCTGATCGCCGACGAGGTGCAGACCGGCCTCGGACGGACCGGCACCTTCTACGCGTACCAGCACGAGCCGGGCGTGGAGCCGGACCTGGTGTGCGTGGCCAAGGCCCTCTCCGGCGGCTACGTGCCGGTCGGCGCGACCCTGGGCAAGGACTGGATCTTCCAGAAGGTCTACTCGTCCATGGACCGGGTGCTGGTGCACTCCGCCAGCTTCGGTTCCAACGCCCAGGCGATGGCGGCCGGGCTGGCGGTGCTGTCGGTCATGGAGGACGAGCAGCTGGTGGCCAACGCCCGTGCCATGGGCGACCTGCTGCGCGGGCGGCTCGCGGCGCTCGTGGACGAGTACGAACTGCTCCACGAGGTGCGCGGGCGCGGGCTGATGATCGGCATCGAGTTCGGCAGGCCCTCCTCCCTGGCCCTGCGCAGCCGGTGGACCGTGCTCCAGGCGGCCCGCAAGGGGCTGTTCGCCCAGATGGTCGTGGTGCCGCTGCTGAGCAAGCACCGGATCCTCACCCAGGTCTCCGGGGACCACCTGGAGGTCATCAAGCTCATCCCGCCGCTCGTCGTGGACGAGGCGGACGTGGAGCGCTTCGTCGCGGCCTTCCGGGAGGTCATGGACGAGGCGCACGGCGGGGGCGCGCTGATGTGGGACTTCGGCCGGACGCTGGTGAAGCAGGCGGTCGGCAACCGCTGA